In the genome of Streptomyces globosus, one region contains:
- a CDS encoding winged helix-turn-helix transcriptional regulator: MVSKQVKGSGKDDADVTRADSLAREIFSDIANKWALLIIEAVGDRTLRFTELRREIEGISHKMLTQNLRLLERNGLVERTVHPTVPPRVEYTLTEPGQALRATVDAMCDWTHRHLGAIESARHRFDSA; encoded by the coding sequence ATGGTGAGCAAGCAGGTCAAGGGCTCGGGCAAGGACGACGCGGATGTGACGCGGGCGGATTCGCTCGCGCGGGAGATCTTCTCGGACATCGCCAACAAGTGGGCGCTGCTCATCATCGAAGCGGTCGGCGACCGCACGCTGCGCTTCACCGAACTGCGGCGCGAGATCGAGGGCATCAGCCACAAGATGCTCACGCAGAACCTGCGCCTGCTGGAGCGCAACGGCCTGGTCGAGCGCACGGTGCATCCCACGGTGCCGCCACGCGTCGAGTACACGCTGACGGAGCCGGGGCAGGCACTGCGCGCCACGGTCGACGCCATGTGCGACTGGACCCACCGCCACCTGGGTGCCATCGAATCGGCCCGCCACCGCTTCGACTCCGCCTGA
- a CDS encoding DM13 domain-containing protein yields the protein MKLGRGRRGLLGIGALVVTAVLGVGLYLFQPWKLWQDETVQESLPAAAPAPASPDTVPSAQASGSPSPAVVPQTLTQGSFISHEHDTKGTAKVVRLADGSHVLRLEGLDTSNGPDLRVWLTDAPVKEGVAGWRVFDDGKYVSLGKLKGNKGDQNYAIPADVNLADYSSVAIWCDRFDVSFGAAELAKA from the coding sequence ATGAAGCTGGGGCGTGGGCGGCGCGGGCTGCTGGGGATCGGCGCGCTCGTGGTGACGGCCGTGCTGGGGGTGGGCTTGTACCTGTTCCAGCCGTGGAAGCTGTGGCAGGACGAGACGGTGCAGGAGTCGCTGCCCGCAGCCGCACCGGCACCGGCATCACCGGACACGGTGCCGTCGGCTCAGGCGTCGGGGAGCCCCTCGCCGGCCGTCGTGCCGCAGACGCTGACCCAGGGCTCCTTCATCAGCCACGAGCACGACACCAAGGGGACGGCGAAGGTCGTCCGGCTGGCAGACGGCTCCCACGTGCTGCGGCTGGAGGGTCTGGACACGAGCAACGGGCCGGACCTGCGGGTGTGGCTCACCGACGCTCCGGTGAAGGAGGGCGTCGCGGGCTGGCGGGTGTTCGACGACGGCAAGTACGTCAGTCTGGGCAAGCTCAAGGGGAACAAGGGCGACCAGAACTACGCCATCCCGGCGGACGTGAACCTGGCGGACTACTCCAGCGTCGCGATCTGGTGCGACCGTTTCGACGTGTCCTTCGGGGCGGCGGAACTCGCCAAGGCGTAG